One Candidatus Aquicultor sp. DNA segment encodes these proteins:
- a CDS encoding heavy-metal-associated domain-containing protein: MATTTVKLFAPEISCDHCVGAIEGGLRGQAGIESVQVDRDNKMVTVTYNTDFTSEIEIKHKMRDIGYEVVG; this comes from the coding sequence ATGGCCACAACAACGGTAAAGCTCTTTGCCCCGGAAATAAGCTGCGACCACTGTGTCGGTGCGATCGAAGGCGGTCTTAGAGGACAAGCCGGCATAGAAAGTGTTCAGGTCGATAGAGACAACAAGATGGTCACGGTTACATACAACACGGATTTCACGAGTGAGATTGAGATTAAGCACAAAATGAGAGATATCGGGTACGAGGTTGTTGGTTAG